The genomic stretch GTTAAAAATTGTTAATTATGAAATGAGCCATCACAATTGGTTGGTACCAAACTGATAGGATTATTGGCGAATTCCATCTAACAAAATTAAAAATTTAAAAACAAAACAGATGAAAACCACATTCAAAATGCAACGAGGGATTTTCTTTTTAGTAGTAAGTCTCTTATTAATTACAACAGCTTGTCAAAACGAAGATGAAACTTCTTTAGCTGCAGAAGGAGCCGAACTAAACAGCGAACTTGCACTCCGAAGTGCAGACATTGATTTAATTTCTGATGATATTGGAATTATCGTAGAAGAAGCCTATCAAGAAGACGAATCACAGGTGTCTTTTTTACCAACTTGCGTCACCATTACAACAGTACTTACCACAGGTTCTAGAACACGAACTATAGATTTTGGTCAAGGATGCGAATTACCCAATGGAAATGTGCTTAGTGGAATTATTACCATAAGCCACGAAGTTGACAACAATCCGGCTCGAAGAATGATTGCCGTTACTTTTGATAATTTTCACAGAAATGATGTATTAATAGAAGGAACACGAAGCATAGAACGTGTTGTATCAAATGATGCTGGAAATCCACAATCAACTGCAACAGTAAATATGCAGGTTACTTGGCCAAATGGCGCGACATATTCACGTGAAGGAACAAGAATCCGTGAATGGATTGAAGGTGTTGGTTCAGGAACTTGGACGGACAATGTATTTTCTATTACGGGAAGCGTAACGACCACAGGAGTGCTTGGAAATACGCATGCAGCTACTATTACAACTGCATTACGTAGAGAATTAGCGTGTCCTTTTATTGTAAGCGGAACCGTAATTTTATCCAGAAATAGTGCATCAGGAACATTAGTTTTTGGTGACGGAAGTTGTGATAATGAAGCTTCTTGGACGAATCCAAACGGAGTAACACAAACAATTTATTTAAACTAGAAATCTAACAACCTGAGTTCGATATAAGTTTACTCAAATGAAATTTTAAACATATTTTTAAAACAAGTGCTAAGTATCTGATTTTCATTTTTTTATTTTCGTTTTCTTTGTTCGCACAAAGAATACTGAATCAAGTTCAGCACAGGCTTCACAAAAGAAAGTGCGCTTTTCCAGAGGTATTTTTAGTTTTTCTTTTAAGGAAAAACTAAAACCGCATGAATTTTTCTAAATTTTCTCCAAGGATTCGAAAATTCTTAACGAAAAATCCCTGCTATACTGCGGAAAAGACAAAAAACAATCTGAAACTTTATATCGAACTCACGTTAACAGTTTTAGGAAATAAAAAAGCATCCAATTGGATGCTTTTTTTGTACGATATGTTTTAAAACAAAATTACGCGCGTATTGGCTGATTTTGAATTAAATCAATATATAAGTTGATTTTGTTTTTGAGTGCTTTTCTGTGTGTAATGAAATCCAAAAATCCGTGCTCTAATAAAAATTCAGAGGTTTGAAAACCTTCTGGCAAATCTTTTCCAACGGTATCACGCACAACTCTTGGTCCTGCAAATGCAATTAATGCGCCTGGTTCTGCAATATTAATATCTCCCAGCATTGCAAATGAAGCAGTTGTTCCTCCAGTTGTTGGATCGGTACATAATGAAATATACGGAATTCCAGCGTCTGCTAATTGTGCTAGTTTTGCAGAAGTTTTTGCCAATTGCATTAATGATAAAGCTGCTTCCATCATACGTGCACCACCAGATTTTGAAATAATCATGAATGGAATGTTGTTTTTTAGTGAATATTCTGCGGCACGCGCAATTTTTTCTCCAACAACACTTCCCATAGAACCTCCAATAAAAGAGAAATCCATACAAGCAATGACTAAATCTTTTCCTTTCGATTTTCCAACAGCAGTTCTAACAGCATCTTTCAATCCTGTTTTTTCTTTGGCATCTTTTAGTCTGTCAACGTATTTTTTACTGTCTTCAAATTTTAAAGGATCTTTAGAAGTTAGATTTTTATCTAATTCTTTAAATTCTCCTTCATCGAATAATATTTCGAAATATTCTTTACTTCCAATACGAACGTGATATCCATCTTCGGGACTTACGTAATAGTTTTTTGCCAATTCTTCTGAATCTACAATTTTCCCCGTTGGTGATTTGTACCAAAGTCCTTTAGGAGTATCTTTTTTATTTTCTG from Kordia antarctica encodes the following:
- the accD gene encoding acetyl-CoA carboxylase, carboxyltransferase subunit beta, giving the protein MSWFKRKEKGIQTSTENKKDTPKGLWYKSPTGKIVDSEELAKNYYVSPEDGYHVRIGSKEYFEILFDEGEFKELDKNLTSKDPLKFEDSKKYVDRLKDAKEKTGLKDAVRTAVGKSKGKDLVIACMDFSFIGGSMGSVVGEKIARAAEYSLKNNIPFMIISKSGGARMMEAALSLMQLAKTSAKLAQLADAGIPYISLCTDPTTGGTTASFAMLGDINIAEPGALIAFAGPRVVRDTVGKDLPEGFQTSEFLLEHGFLDFITHRKALKNKINLYIDLIQNQPIRA